The Candidatus Dependentiae bacterium genome contains the following window.
CGTCACGTACCGGATATGATGTGGTAAAATATTATCATCCTGATGAATTCTCTGAAATAAAGGAGTTTGCCCTTAAAAGCGGTTTTAAACAGGTCCTGTCTGGGCCGCTAGTGCGAAGCTCATATCATGCCATGGAACAGTCACGGCCTGCCCTCAAAAAGGATTCTTCCATTCCCGCTAGACCTTCATATTAAAATAGCTTGATTTTTATAT
Protein-coding sequences here:
- a CDS encoding lipoyl synthase, which gives rise to SRTGYDVVKYYHPDEFSEIKEFALKSGFKQVLSGPLVRSSYHAMEQSRPALKKDSSIPARPSY